The following are encoded in a window of Aromatoleum petrolei genomic DNA:
- a CDS encoding acyl-CoA dehydrogenase family protein, with protein sequence MLLSLTELQEMIESSVLEFLANEYDFIKRARSLDADHGVAPQVWRAFAEMGWLGLPLPEADGGIGGRAMECGLLMRAFGRHLVVEPYLNAVLCGTRLIAEAGRAEQRAEWLPELVEGRRRVVLAHDERGVADPWAPRNARALEGGNGFRIAGAKSIVVGASGANAVLVSARTETGGVALFLVPLDAPGVTVEACRMLDGARAADLRFDDVQVDRSALLGEPADASGVLGRIIAEAIVSECWEACGAMKAALEQTAEYTQQRVQFGKSISSFQVVQHRLAEMAVCCEEALAACQLAALSIERDAASAVAAAAMAKSKVGRGARFVAQEAVQLHGAMGVSEELPIASYFRKLLAFAQRSGGTAWAGQRYGELMLLSDAWRDSRTLPSLARA encoded by the coding sequence ATGTTGTTGTCCCTGACCGAACTGCAGGAAATGATTGAGTCGAGCGTGCTCGAATTTCTGGCTAACGAATACGATTTCATCAAGCGCGCGCGCAGCCTCGACGCCGACCACGGCGTTGCGCCGCAGGTGTGGCGGGCATTCGCCGAAATGGGCTGGCTGGGATTGCCGCTGCCCGAAGCCGACGGCGGCATCGGCGGGCGCGCGATGGAGTGCGGCCTGCTGATGCGCGCCTTCGGCCGCCACCTCGTCGTCGAGCCCTACCTCAACGCGGTGCTGTGCGGCACGCGCCTGATCGCCGAAGCGGGGCGGGCGGAGCAGCGCGCGGAGTGGCTGCCCGAACTGGTCGAAGGGCGTCGCCGGGTCGTGCTTGCGCACGACGAGCGCGGTGTCGCGGATCCGTGGGCGCCACGCAACGCGCGTGCGCTCGAAGGGGGGAATGGTTTCCGCATCGCCGGGGCGAAGTCGATCGTCGTCGGCGCGTCCGGCGCGAATGCGGTGCTGGTGTCCGCGCGTACCGAAACCGGAGGAGTCGCGCTCTTCCTGGTTCCGCTCGACGCCCCGGGCGTGACGGTTGAAGCGTGTCGCATGCTGGACGGCGCCCGCGCAGCGGACCTGCGCTTCGACGACGTGCAGGTCGATCGCTCGGCGTTGTTGGGCGAACCGGCGGATGCGAGCGGTGTGCTGGGGCGAATCATCGCCGAGGCGATCGTCAGCGAGTGCTGGGAGGCCTGCGGCGCGATGAAGGCGGCGCTCGAGCAAACCGCGGAATACACGCAACAGCGGGTGCAGTTCGGCAAATCCATCAGCAGTTTCCAGGTGGTCCAGCACCGGCTCGCGGAGATGGCCGTGTGCTGCGAGGAGGCGCTGGCGGCATGCCAGCTCGCCGCGCTGAGCATCGAGCGCGACGCGGCGTCGGCGGTTGCCGCGGCGGCGATGGCGAAATCGAAGGTCGGGCGCGGTGCGCGCTTCGTTGCCCAGGAGGCGGTCCAACTGCACGGCGCGATGGGTGTGTCCGAGGAGCTGCCGATCGCCAGCTACTTCCGCAAACTCCTTGCGTTCGCACAACGCTCCGGCGGCACCGCGTGGGCGGGGCAACGCTACGGTGAGCTGATGCTTTTGAGCGACGCGTGGCGGGACAGCCGCACCCTCCCTTCCCTTGCCAGAGCCTGA
- a CDS encoding acyl-CoA dehydrogenase family protein, with product MNLELSPAEQAFREQVRAFLRDNLTDELRRGQRETSSMYPEPETSGPWQQALQRQGWLVPLWPQEWAGTGWTAVQRFIFETECALAGAPLVHPMGVRLVGPVILRFGTEEQKRRYLPRILSGEDYWCQGFSEPGAGSDLASLKMRAVADGEDYVLNGSKIWTTHAHHANMMFALVRTSTEGKRQEGISFLLIDMNTPGIEVRPIATIGGDHDVNEVFFTDVRVPQANRIGAENAGWDCAKYLLEFERGAGIFSGRLRSQLKRVRDAIGELEASGVDVRGDGRLVARFGEVCADLDCFEMMELRIMGALQPGQSPGPVSSILKLRASRLKQAIAELGVEVLGGEALRWRRESAGGSVLPVLVPDYLNSRAYTIFGGAAEVQLGIIAKSVVGV from the coding sequence ATGAACCTTGAACTGAGCCCCGCGGAGCAGGCATTCCGCGAACAAGTGCGCGCCTTCCTGCGCGACAACCTCACCGATGAGTTGCGACGCGGCCAACGTGAGACGAGCTCGATGTATCCCGAACCCGAAACCTCGGGGCCGTGGCAGCAGGCGCTGCAGCGCCAGGGCTGGCTGGTGCCGCTGTGGCCGCAGGAGTGGGCCGGCACCGGCTGGACCGCGGTCCAGCGTTTCATCTTCGAAACCGAATGCGCACTGGCCGGGGCGCCGCTCGTGCATCCGATGGGCGTGCGTCTGGTCGGACCGGTGATCCTGCGTTTCGGGACCGAGGAGCAGAAGCGCCGCTACCTGCCGCGCATCCTGTCGGGCGAGGACTACTGGTGCCAGGGATTTTCCGAGCCCGGCGCGGGGTCCGATCTCGCCTCGCTGAAGATGCGCGCGGTGGCGGACGGTGAGGACTACGTCCTGAACGGTTCGAAGATCTGGACCACCCACGCCCACCACGCGAACATGATGTTCGCGCTGGTGCGCACCAGCACCGAGGGCAAGCGCCAGGAGGGGATCAGCTTCCTGCTGATCGACATGAACACGCCGGGCATCGAGGTGCGGCCGATCGCAACCATTGGCGGCGACCATGACGTGAACGAGGTGTTCTTCACCGACGTGCGCGTGCCGCAGGCGAATCGCATCGGGGCGGAAAACGCGGGCTGGGACTGCGCCAAGTACCTGCTCGAGTTCGAGCGCGGCGCGGGCATCTTCAGCGGCCGTCTGCGCTCGCAGCTGAAGCGCGTTAGAGACGCGATCGGCGAGCTCGAGGCCTCGGGTGTCGATGTGCGCGGCGACGGGCGCCTCGTCGCGCGCTTCGGCGAGGTCTGCGCCGATCTGGACTGCTTCGAGATGATGGAGCTGCGGATCATGGGCGCGCTGCAGCCGGGGCAGAGTCCGGGGCCGGTGTCGTCGATCCTGAAGCTGCGCGCGAGCCGCCTGAAGCAGGCGATCGCCGAACTGGGGGTCGAAGTGCTGGGCGGCGAGGCATTGCGCTGGCGGCGCGAGAGCGCGGGGGGCAGCGTGCTGCCGGTGCTCGTGCCCGATTACCTCAACAGCCGTGCCTACACGATCTTCGGCGGTGCCGCCGAAGTGCAGCTCGGCATCATCGCAAAATCGGTGGTCGGTGTCTGA
- a CDS encoding SDR family oxidoreductase, whose protein sequence is MKRLAGKRAVILGAAGRDNMAQRIATRFAAEGATLLVAGRHADELERFAAEIGGHAQLCDITRREDCVALVQAATEKLGGIDIALNATGWGLLKPFELTTEDELRRMTDLQFIGPFLFFQAMIGAMADGGSLIQISSATATIMLEDHAAYMGTKAGFDHVMRSLANEYGVRGIRANSISPGLTDTPMAARAKAVPGIFETYRSCYPLGRFGTPEDIAAAAVWLASDECFMTGQNLQVNGGLTLRRNPTNAEFDAASISATGKPRPRSWLKTA, encoded by the coding sequence ATGAAGAGACTGGCAGGGAAGCGGGCAGTCATCCTCGGTGCGGCGGGTCGCGACAACATGGCGCAGCGCATCGCGACGCGATTCGCCGCGGAGGGCGCCACGTTGCTCGTCGCGGGGCGTCACGCTGACGAACTCGAACGCTTCGCGGCGGAGATCGGCGGCCATGCACAGCTCTGCGACATCACGCGGCGCGAAGATTGCGTCGCGCTGGTGCAGGCTGCGACAGAGAAACTCGGCGGCATCGACATTGCCCTGAATGCGACCGGCTGGGGGCTGCTGAAGCCTTTCGAACTCACCACCGAGGATGAGCTGCGCCGCATGACGGATCTGCAGTTCATCGGCCCGTTCCTGTTCTTTCAGGCGATGATCGGGGCGATGGCCGACGGCGGCAGCCTGATCCAGATCTCGTCTGCGACGGCGACGATCATGCTCGAGGATCACGCGGCGTACATGGGCACGAAGGCCGGCTTCGACCACGTGATGCGCTCCCTCGCGAACGAGTATGGGGTGCGCGGTATCCGCGCGAATTCGATCTCGCCGGGCCTTACGGATACGCCGATGGCCGCGCGCGCCAAGGCGGTTCCGGGCATCTTCGAGACCTATCGCAGCTGCTACCCGCTGGGGCGCTTCGGCACGCCGGAGGACATCGCTGCCGCGGCCGTGTGGCTGGCGAGCGACGAATGCTTCATGACCGGGCAGAACCTGCAGGTCAACGGTGGCCTCACGCTGCGGCGGAATCCGACCAATGCGGAGTTCGACGCCGCCTCGATCAGTGCGACGGGCAAGCCGCGTCCGCGGTCCTGGCTGAAAACCGCGTGA
- a CDS encoding FAD-dependent oxidoreductase — protein sequence MDKQDKVDLHRRRLINFGVAGAALAGTTGVSAAQAKPQSVRWDMQADIVCVGSGAAACSAAVTAADLGDKVILLEKAPVFGGTTRRSGGVAWIPNNFSLRAQGVEDTEADCMRYMCRYGFPERYRAEGENFGLEPFEFARLQAFYRNAAPAVARFNEIGASHFVRFELPGGVGPSPDYAASLPENKVPKGRAVWPDPKVDGGRGSAIVDHMIAWLEKHGGTALTDHRVVRLIQKQGRVAGVEVEAGGKRLNVRAKKAVIFGSGGFAHNPQIAQRHLDPIYGACASPGSTGDFIPMATAVGARMDNMRSAWRTQVLLEEALENRVIGRALNIPPGDAMILVNKHGHRVVNEKRNYNDRTRVHFVWDPVRVDYPNQFLFMVFDQRAIDVYGGSYPFPKNARESALLIQGGSFAELAQNVQARLDKLAPRIGAVQLAPDFTRQIEQSVQRFNGFARQGRDDDFKRGDAAEVDWLAYFSRPRAGQEDKLQGMANPTMHPFADSGPYYALIVAPGALDTNGGPQIDAEARVLDAEGRPIPGLYGAGNCIGSPTRSGYFGAGGTIGPALTFGYIAAQSAHRSGAA from the coding sequence ATGGACAAGCAAGACAAGGTGGACCTGCATCGGCGCAGGCTGATCAACTTCGGTGTCGCCGGTGCGGCGCTCGCGGGCACGACAGGCGTGAGCGCGGCTCAGGCCAAGCCGCAGTCTGTGCGTTGGGACATGCAGGCTGACATCGTGTGCGTCGGCAGCGGCGCTGCCGCCTGCTCGGCCGCGGTCACGGCGGCCGATCTCGGCGACAAGGTGATCCTGCTGGAAAAGGCGCCGGTGTTCGGCGGCACCACGCGTCGTTCCGGCGGCGTGGCCTGGATCCCGAACAACTTCAGCCTGCGTGCCCAGGGTGTCGAGGACACCGAGGCCGACTGCATGCGCTACATGTGCCGCTACGGTTTCCCCGAGCGTTACCGCGCCGAGGGCGAGAACTTCGGCCTCGAGCCGTTCGAGTTCGCGCGGCTGCAGGCCTTCTACCGCAACGCGGCACCGGCGGTGGCGCGTTTCAACGAGATCGGCGCATCCCATTTCGTGCGCTTCGAGCTTCCGGGCGGCGTCGGCCCCTCGCCCGACTATGCCGCGTCCCTGCCCGAGAACAAGGTGCCCAAGGGGCGCGCGGTGTGGCCCGATCCCAAGGTGGACGGGGGGCGCGGGTCCGCGATCGTGGATCACATGATCGCGTGGCTGGAGAAGCACGGCGGAACGGCGCTCACCGATCACCGCGTGGTGCGGCTGATCCAGAAGCAGGGGCGCGTCGCGGGGGTCGAGGTCGAGGCCGGTGGCAAGCGCCTGAACGTGCGGGCGAAAAAGGCCGTGATCTTCGGTTCGGGAGGTTTCGCCCATAATCCGCAGATCGCGCAGCGCCATCTGGATCCCATCTACGGGGCCTGCGCATCGCCCGGTTCGACGGGCGACTTCATCCCGATGGCGACCGCCGTCGGTGCTCGCATGGACAACATGCGCAGCGCGTGGCGCACGCAGGTCCTGCTCGAAGAGGCGCTGGAGAACCGGGTGATCGGCCGCGCGCTGAACATTCCGCCGGGCGACGCGATGATCCTCGTGAACAAGCACGGCCATCGCGTCGTCAACGAGAAGCGCAATTACAACGACCGCACGCGCGTGCATTTCGTGTGGGATCCGGTGCGTGTCGATTACCCGAACCAGTTCCTGTTCATGGTGTTCGACCAGCGCGCCATCGACGTCTATGGCGGCTCCTATCCCTTCCCCAAGAACGCCCGCGAATCCGCGCTGCTGATCCAGGGCGGGAGTTTCGCCGAGCTTGCGCAGAACGTGCAGGCGCGGCTGGACAAGCTTGCGCCGCGCATCGGGGCGGTGCAGCTCGCGCCCGATTTCACGCGCCAGATCGAACAGTCGGTGCAGCGTTTCAATGGCTTCGCGCGCCAGGGGCGGGACGACGACTTCAAGCGTGGCGACGCGGCCGAGGTCGATTGGCTCGCGTATTTCTCGCGGCCGCGTGCCGGGCAGGAGGACAAGCTGCAGGGCATGGCGAACCCGACCATGCATCCGTTCGCGGACAGCGGTCCCTACTACGCGCTGATCGTCGCGCCGGGAGCGCTCGACACCAACGGCGGGCCGCAGATCGACGCCGAGGCGCGCGTGCTCGACGCCGAGGGGCGGCCGATCCCGGGTCTGTACGGCGCCGGCAACTGCATCGGCAGCCCGACGCGCAGCGGCTACTTCGGTGCCGGCGGGACGATCGGGCCGGCGCTCACCTTCGGCTACATCGCCGCGCAGTCGGCGCATCGCAGCGGGGCGGCGTGA
- a CDS encoding c-type cytochrome: MALGFSLMLLLSPGANAGGTVSFTKDVVGVFKRQCVACHMTGEEQGQLGLAPGLAYAGLVGVASRGSGLPRVAPGEPERSYLVHKLQGTHLDQGGSGERMPMGQEPLADRDIALVRDWIAAGAQNN; encoded by the coding sequence ATGGCACTCGGGTTTTCGCTCATGCTGCTCCTGAGCCCGGGCGCGAACGCGGGCGGGACCGTGAGCTTCACAAAAGACGTGGTCGGCGTGTTCAAGCGCCAATGCGTCGCCTGTCACATGACCGGCGAGGAGCAGGGGCAACTGGGCCTGGCGCCCGGCCTGGCCTATGCGGGACTCGTCGGCGTGGCCTCGCGCGGCAGCGGCTTGCCGCGCGTGGCACCGGGCGAGCCGGAACGCAGCTACCTCGTGCACAAGCTGCAGGGTACCCATCTCGATCAGGGCGGTTCCGGCGAGCGGATGCCGATGGGGCAGGAGCCGCTGGCGGATCGTGACATCGCACTCGTGCGCGACTGGATCGCGGCGGGCGCGCAGAACAACTGA
- a CDS encoding spinster family MFS transporter, translated as MTLNAPIRSGAIRQDGSYAWYVVFLLTFAYTVAFIDRQVLNLLVDPIKKDILLSDVQISLLQGFAFMAAYVVFGPIFGRWVDTGHRRNVLVLGVTLWSAFTVFCGLSEEYWQLFVARAGVGAAEACLAPAGWSLIADYFSRQRLPRAMSIFMLGPSLGAGLALIAGGLVINSVATLAEWFPALSGLSVWQLTFVMVGVPGFVLALVLLTVREPERSSMSGTTQKDEHFTLREVLAFFWTNRAFYLRYFIGLSLLAIVIYGFPTWMPAYLMRHFGADPASVGFRYGAQVLVIGAIGIYSGPWLERWLTSRGYKDAPVRCAMLCAIAVLGCLAIFPFVDSYELTLGVSALINLFYALPWAVAASALQITTPNRMRGIAVSIFYFLISVFGLGIAPSIIAFVTDHVLKDPAQVGISLAAVCSASALGAAWLLHGALKHYRESAE; from the coding sequence ATGACCTTGAACGCTCCGATCCGGAGCGGCGCGATCAGGCAGGACGGCAGCTATGCGTGGTATGTCGTCTTCCTGCTGACCTTCGCATATACGGTGGCCTTCATCGATCGGCAAGTGCTGAACCTGCTCGTCGATCCGATCAAGAAGGACATTCTGCTGAGCGACGTGCAGATCAGTCTGCTGCAGGGCTTCGCGTTCATGGCGGCCTACGTGGTGTTCGGGCCGATCTTCGGGCGCTGGGTGGATACCGGCCACCGGCGCAACGTGCTGGTGCTGGGGGTGACGCTGTGGAGCGCGTTCACGGTGTTCTGCGGCCTGTCGGAGGAATACTGGCAGTTGTTCGTCGCGCGTGCCGGCGTCGGTGCCGCGGAAGCGTGCCTCGCGCCCGCCGGCTGGTCGCTGATCGCGGACTATTTCAGCCGCCAGCGCCTGCCGCGGGCGATGAGCATCTTCATGCTCGGGCCATCGCTGGGGGCGGGGCTCGCGCTGATCGCGGGCGGGCTCGTGATCAACTCGGTGGCAACGCTCGCCGAGTGGTTTCCGGCCCTGTCCGGGCTGAGCGTGTGGCAACTCACTTTCGTGATGGTCGGCGTGCCAGGCTTCGTCCTCGCCTTGGTGCTGCTCACGGTACGCGAGCCGGAACGCAGTTCGATGAGCGGGACGACGCAGAAGGACGAGCACTTCACGCTGCGCGAGGTCCTCGCCTTCTTCTGGACGAACCGCGCGTTCTACCTGCGCTATTTCATCGGCCTGTCGCTGCTCGCAATCGTCATCTACGGTTTTCCGACCTGGATGCCGGCCTACCTGATGCGCCACTTCGGCGCGGACCCGGCCTCCGTGGGCTTCCGCTACGGCGCGCAGGTCCTCGTCATCGGCGCGATCGGCATCTACTCCGGCCCGTGGCTGGAGCGCTGGCTGACGTCGCGCGGCTACAAGGATGCGCCGGTACGCTGCGCGATGCTGTGTGCGATCGCCGTGCTGGGTTGTCTGGCGATCTTCCCTTTCGTCGATAGCTACGAGTTGACGCTCGGCGTGTCGGCACTGATCAATCTGTTCTACGCGCTGCCGTGGGCGGTGGCGGCCTCCGCCCTGCAGATCACGACGCCGAACCGCATGCGCGGCATCGCCGTGTCGATCTTCTACTTCCTGATCTCGGTCTTCGGCCTGGGCATCGCGCCCAGCATCATCGCCTTCGTCACCGACCATGTGCTCAAGGATCCCGCGCAGGTGGGCATCTCGCTCGCGGCGGTGTGCAGCGCGAGCGCGCTCGGGGCCGCGTGGCTGCTGCACGGGGCCTTGAAACACTATCGGGAGAGTGCCGAATGA
- a CDS encoding universal stress protein: MQTVLVPFDGSACAERALQYLVTAAQSFADMRVHVLNVQPKAALYGEYFSSEMLDKMEAATLQHAAEINAKALEILSAAQIKCTGHEVIGEVISEVGKAVKAFGCDTVVMGTRGMSNFSNLVLGSVASRVVHEVSVPVLLVK, translated from the coding sequence ATGCAGACAGTCCTGGTTCCGTTCGACGGATCCGCGTGTGCCGAGCGCGCGTTGCAATATCTCGTGACCGCCGCTCAGTCCTTCGCCGACATGCGCGTGCATGTGCTCAACGTCCAGCCGAAGGCGGCCCTGTATGGCGAGTATTTCTCGTCGGAGATGCTGGACAAGATGGAGGCAGCCACGCTGCAGCACGCGGCGGAGATCAACGCCAAGGCGCTCGAAATCCTGTCGGCGGCGCAGATCAAGTGCACCGGTCACGAGGTGATCGGCGAGGTGATCTCCGAAGTGGGCAAGGCCGTCAAGGCGTTCGGCTGCGACACGGTGGTGATGGGTACGCGTGGCATGAGCAACTTCTCGAACCTCGTGCTCGGTTCGGTTGCGTCGCGCGTGGTGCATGAGGTGTCGGTGCCGGTGCTGCTGGTGAAGTAG
- a CDS encoding NAD(P)/FAD-dependent oxidoreductase has product MSIDSRIVIIGAGHAGGTLAAVLRDQGHAGPITLIGEETHPPYQRPPLSKAFLKGSAEIPSLLLKNADFYRANDIALRLGQRVEAIDRGARSVTLDDGSVLPYDFLVIATGARPRRLPIPGAELANILTLRSIADGERLRDVLQPGRRLAVVGGGYVGLEVAASARALGLDVTVIEREARLLARVASEPLARFYERHHTQQGVHIVCDAQAARFEGTDAVEALCLADGRRIPCDVAIVGVGAQPNDELARAAGLQCENGIVVDQDARSSDPAIFAIGDLSWRPMPLYGNRMFRLESVPNALEQARLATCAILGKARPAPEVPWFWSDQYELKLQIAGVPFDADRQVLRGNPDQGKFAVYHLWGERVVAVEALNSPLDFIAGKQFIAAASAVSAERLADPSVKARDAVLVPA; this is encoded by the coding sequence ATGTCCATCGATTCCAGAATCGTCATCATCGGTGCGGGACACGCCGGCGGCACCCTTGCCGCAGTGTTGCGCGACCAGGGCCATGCGGGCCCCATCACGCTGATCGGCGAGGAAACCCACCCGCCGTACCAGCGCCCGCCGCTGTCGAAAGCCTTTCTCAAGGGTTCGGCGGAGATCCCGTCCCTTCTGCTCAAGAACGCCGACTTCTACCGGGCTAACGACATCGCACTGCGACTCGGGCAACGCGTTGAGGCCATCGATCGCGGCGCGCGCAGCGTCACGCTCGACGACGGCAGCGTGCTGCCCTACGACTTCCTCGTGATCGCGACGGGTGCCCGGCCGCGCCGTCTCCCGATTCCGGGCGCGGAGCTGGCGAACATCCTGACCCTGCGCAGCATCGCCGACGGCGAACGGCTGCGCGACGTCCTGCAGCCGGGACGGCGTCTGGCGGTCGTCGGCGGCGGTTACGTCGGCCTGGAAGTGGCCGCCTCGGCCCGCGCGCTCGGCCTCGACGTCACCGTGATCGAACGCGAGGCCCGCCTGCTCGCGCGCGTCGCCAGCGAACCCCTCGCGCGCTTCTACGAACGGCACCACACGCAGCAGGGCGTGCACATCGTCTGCGACGCCCAGGCGGCCCGCTTCGAAGGAACGGACGCGGTCGAGGCCCTGTGTCTCGCCGACGGCCGCCGCATTCCGTGCGACGTCGCGATCGTCGGGGTCGGCGCCCAGCCGAACGACGAGCTCGCGCGTGCCGCCGGGCTGCAGTGTGAAAACGGCATCGTGGTCGACCAGGACGCGCGCAGCAGTGATCCCGCCATCTTCGCGATTGGCGACCTGAGCTGGCGCCCGATGCCGCTGTACGGCAACCGCATGTTCCGGCTGGAGAGCGTGCCCAACGCGCTCGAACAGGCACGTCTGGCGACCTGCGCGATCCTCGGCAAGGCGCGGCCGGCCCCGGAAGTGCCGTGGTTCTGGTCCGACCAGTACGAGCTCAAGCTGCAGATCGCCGGCGTGCCCTTTGACGCGGACCGGCAGGTTCTGCGCGGCAATCCGGATCAGGGCAAGTTCGCCGTGTATCACCTGTGGGGCGAGCGGGTCGTCGCGGTCGAGGCGCTCAACTCTCCGCTCGACTTCATCGCCGGCAAGCAGTTCATCGCAGCTGCATCGGCAGTGTCCGCGGAACGGCTCGCCGACCCCTCGGTGAAAGCCCGGGACGCCGTGCTCGTCCCTGCCTGA
- a CDS encoding ThuA domain-containing protein: MRVNCVLIAGGKWHDIDFARLELLKLLGEDECVRVRVFEDYSNLDAIRAADFLVTYTCDVTPPLEAQEALREWVRRGGRWFALHGTNSILRFLEDGRIDAPRWAPLFMETLGSMFLAHPPIGSFRVEPTGRRHALVEGIEAFDVVDEMYLSETYAPLEVLLDAEFEGEAGRFVHKQWPRQRHPVFYLRKLGDGEILYLTLGHCRGHYDLQPMVDYYPQVERCAWELPVYYELLRRGLNWARRRQ, from the coding sequence GTGCGCGTGAACTGCGTCCTGATCGCCGGCGGCAAATGGCACGACATCGATTTCGCCCGCCTCGAACTGCTCAAGCTCCTCGGCGAGGACGAGTGTGTGCGGGTGCGCGTCTTCGAGGATTACTCCAACCTCGATGCCATCCGCGCGGCCGATTTCCTGGTCACCTACACCTGCGATGTGACCCCGCCGCTGGAGGCGCAGGAAGCGCTGCGCGAATGGGTGCGCCGCGGCGGGCGCTGGTTCGCGTTGCACGGTACCAACTCGATCCTGCGCTTTCTCGAGGACGGCAGGATCGACGCGCCGCGCTGGGCGCCGCTGTTCATGGAGACGCTAGGCTCGATGTTCCTCGCCCACCCGCCGATCGGCTCCTTCCGCGTCGAGCCGACCGGGCGCCGGCATGCGCTGGTCGAGGGCATCGAGGCGTTCGACGTCGTCGACGAGATGTATCTGTCGGAAACCTACGCGCCCCTGGAGGTGCTGCTCGACGCCGAATTCGAAGGCGAAGCCGGGCGCTTCGTGCACAAGCAGTGGCCGCGCCAGCGCCATCCGGTCTTTTACCTGCGCAAGCTCGGCGATGGTGAAATCCTCTACCTGACCCTCGGCCACTGCCGTGGCCACTATGACCTCCAGCCGATGGTCGATTACTACCCGCAGGTCGAGCGCTGCGCGTGGGAGCTTCCGGTGTATTACGAACTTTTGCGCCGCGGCCTCAACTGGGCACGACGCCGGCAGTGA
- a CDS encoding SDR family NAD(P)-dependent oxidoreductase, protein MDLGLKGRKAILAGATKGIGRAVAEVLAAEGCAIELCARDRQGVEEAVGQLRSRGATARGESVDMGDAQAYRDWVGRACERLGGCDIFVCFASAGGGAPSEERWQAAFELDLLATYRGIDTALPALERSGSGAIVVISTTVAIEPAFGPQPYAALKAAVTNYAGALAQALAPKGIRVNTVSPGPVFIEGGAWDKIKSSRPDFYERTVAQVPLGRLGSAEEIAQAIAFLASPVSAFTTGTNLVIDGGMTKRVQH, encoded by the coding sequence ATGGATCTCGGACTGAAGGGCAGGAAGGCCATCCTGGCGGGCGCCACCAAGGGCATCGGGCGCGCAGTCGCCGAAGTGCTGGCGGCGGAAGGCTGCGCGATCGAGCTGTGCGCGCGTGATCGGCAGGGCGTGGAAGAAGCGGTCGGGCAGTTGCGCAGCCGCGGCGCGACGGCGCGGGGCGAAAGCGTCGACATGGGCGACGCACAGGCGTATCGCGACTGGGTCGGGCGCGCATGCGAACGGCTGGGCGGCTGCGACATCTTCGTCTGCTTCGCTTCGGCCGGCGGCGGCGCCCCTTCGGAGGAACGCTGGCAAGCCGCGTTCGAACTCGATCTGCTGGCGACCTATCGGGGCATCGACACCGCCCTGCCCGCCCTCGAACGCTCCGGAAGCGGCGCAATCGTCGTGATCTCCACCACCGTCGCGATCGAACCGGCCTTCGGACCGCAGCCCTACGCGGCGCTCAAGGCTGCGGTGACGAACTACGCCGGAGCACTCGCGCAAGCCCTCGCGCCCAAGGGCATCCGTGTGAATACCGTGTCGCCGGGACCGGTGTTCATCGAGGGCGGCGCCTGGGACAAGATCAAGAGCAGCCGGCCGGATTTCTACGAGCGCACCGTCGCGCAGGTTCCCCTTGGCCGGCTCGGCAGCGCCGAGGAGATCGCGCAGGCGATCGCCTTCCTCGCCTCGCCCGTCAGCGCCTTCACAACGGGGACCAACCTCGTGATCGACGGCGGCATGACCAAGCGCGTCCAGCACTAA